From the Alteromonas sp. CI.11.F.A3 genome, the window TTCCTGTTCACTTTTCAACCACCTCGATTGGCAAGGCGTATAAAAACCGTATAATGCCAGCCATTATGCCTTTGCGCCTAGTAATTAACAGGCATTTATTATGCTTATTAATTCGCGGCTAACAAAAAATGAGACGTTTGCTTCACTATAAATACGCCCAAAATCATGGGTTGTGCATTTATAGGGTAGCGGTCAAACGCTCAAACACCAAATAGAGGGAAAGTATGAAGCAATTTGAAGTTAACTTTGATGGGCTTGTCGGCCCAACCCACAACTACGCCGGACTCTCGTTTGGTAATGTTGCTTCTCTGAACAATGCCAATGCAGTTAGTAGCCCTAAGCAAGCAGCTAAACAAGGTTTACTTAAAATGAAAGCCTTGTCTGACATGGGCATGATGCAAGGTGTACTTGCCCCTCAAGAACGCCCAGACATAGCTGCATTACGTCGACTCGGCTTTTCTGGTTCAGATGCTAGAGTGCTAGAAAGCGCTGCAAAGCAATCTAGAGAGATTTTTCTAGCATGTTGCTCTGCATCAAGCATGTGGACAGCAAACGCCGCTACAGTCTCTCCAAGCGCTGATACAGCTGATGGCCGCGTGCATTTTACACCTGCAAACCTAACAAACAAGTTTCATCGTTCGTTAGAGCCGCAAGTGACAGGCAATATTTTAAAAGCGACCTTCGCAAATGAAAAACACTTTGCTCATCACCTCCACTTGCCAGATAACGAACATTTTGGTGACGAAGGTGCGGCAAACCACACTCGCTTGTGTTCGAATTATAGTCATGCGGGTGTAGAGCTTTTTGTCTATGGCCGTCACGCTTTCGACCCAAGCAAACCAGCGCCCACTAAATTCCCTGCCCGCCAAACATTAGAAGCATGCCAAGCTGTTGCTCGCTTACATGGGTTAAGCGAAGAAGGCGTGGTGTACATGCAGCAAAACCCTGATGTTATCGACCAAGGGGTTTTCCATAACGATGTAATCGCTGTGGGCAACCAGAACGTGTTGTTCTACCATGACCAAGCTTTTTATAAAAAAGAGGTCGGGCTAAAAGAATTACAAACTAAGTTTGGT encodes:
- the astB gene encoding N-succinylarginine dihydrolase — protein: MKQFEVNFDGLVGPTHNYAGLSFGNVASLNNANAVSSPKQAAKQGLLKMKALSDMGMMQGVLAPQERPDIAALRRLGFSGSDARVLESAAKQSREIFLACCSASSMWTANAATVSPSADTADGRVHFTPANLTNKFHRSLEPQVTGNILKATFANEKHFAHHLHLPDNEHFGDEGAANHTRLCSNYSHAGVELFVYGRHAFDPSKPAPTKFPARQTLEACQAVARLHGLSEEGVVYMQQNPDVIDQGVFHNDVIAVGNQNVLFYHDQAFYKKEVGLKELQTKFGDSPLHLIEVPTDEVSVQDAIKTYLFNTQIITLPNGDMTIIAPTDCEENEAVKRYLDKLVTLGTPIKSVNYFDVKQSMRNGGGPACLRLRVAMNDQELDAVNPSTLINDLQFARLNKWVDKHYRDVLAEDDLRDPQLLIESRTALDELTQLLKLGSVYPFQQD